In one Bordetella pertussis 18323 genomic region, the following are encoded:
- the tmk gene encoding dTMP kinase: MTPRGRFITLEGVDGAGKSTHTAWMVQALRDLGLTVLATREPGGTPVGEKLRELLLSEPMALETETLLMFAARCEHVREVIAPALARGEWVVCDRFTDASYAYQGGGRQLGAARVAALEQWVHPDLQPDRTWLFDVPLDVARARLARSRQLDRFEREEDAFFERTRAAYHERARSSDGRIRIIDSSRPLEVVRAQLDSEVRELVAQAA; this comes from the coding sequence ATGACCCCGCGTGGACGTTTCATTACGCTGGAGGGCGTCGATGGCGCCGGCAAGAGCACCCATACCGCATGGATGGTGCAGGCGCTGCGCGACCTGGGCCTGACGGTGCTGGCCACCCGGGAGCCCGGCGGGACGCCGGTGGGCGAGAAGCTGCGCGAGCTGCTGCTGTCCGAACCCATGGCCCTGGAAACCGAGACCTTGCTCATGTTCGCGGCGCGCTGCGAGCACGTGCGCGAAGTGATCGCGCCGGCGCTGGCGCGCGGCGAGTGGGTGGTGTGCGACCGCTTCACCGATGCGTCCTATGCCTATCAGGGCGGCGGACGCCAATTGGGCGCGGCGCGCGTGGCGGCGCTGGAGCAGTGGGTGCATCCCGATCTGCAGCCCGACCGCACCTGGCTGTTCGACGTGCCGCTGGACGTGGCGCGCGCCCGGCTGGCGCGCTCGCGCCAGCTCGACCGCTTCGAGCGCGAGGAGGATGCCTTCTTCGAACGCACCCGCGCCGCCTACCACGAGCGGGCGCGCAGCTCGGATGGACGTATCCGCATCATCGATTCGAGCCGGCCGCTCGAGGTCGTGCGCGCGCAGCTCGACAGCGAGGTGCGCGAGCTGGTGGCGCAAGCGGCATGA